Below is a genomic region from Rosa chinensis cultivar Old Blush chromosome 5, RchiOBHm-V2, whole genome shotgun sequence.
GTTTTGGTTCTCTTTAGGATGGTTTACTcttgtttctttcctttccaGTAAGTTCTCTCTCTGAAATTTTCAACAGgccaaaaaggcaaaaaaagGGTCTATCTTGAGTCGTTGTAATCTTCGTCATGATGGCATTGCATGCGGTTTTGCTGTTTATGTTATGGAAATTGTCGTGTTAGTTTTATATTGTTCGAATTGGGAGGgaaaactaattaaatacaagCCTACTCGAATACGTCCCATAATTAATACAAACATCAGGCGCACCCGTTAGAAATTGTTTTTGATTTCCAATTTGATTTTGGTCTTCTAGTTTGCAATGCAAAACGAGAAACATATCATCCGGCCCATTGTCTCTGTGGATCGGCTACAGGAAAGAGAGACCAGTTTCTGCGTTGGATTCTTAGTACTAGACCTTGTTGATGGGCCTGTTACTACtaatcatttcttttttctttaaaaaaaaaaaactaaaaataacaCAACCGTTGTTCTTCAGCATTCCAGCCGCTTCCCTGCACAAGTCCAAATTTCCAGCTAGATAGCTTTGCCTTTAGAGATTTAGTCATGGAATGAATGAGTATCATCCCATTGTTCTTTAACCAGATTCACCGCTGGATAAGAGTTTAATTCCATCGGTTATAGGCTATGTCTCAAAGCCATTTTTAATCCAAAATATAATATTTCAAGTGCTTCTATAAAGAATGCAAATTTCTTCATGTCTATCAAATTTCCACTCCTAATTTATTTATGTCTATCAAAATTGCTAGTTGATTTTCCAATTTGATGAATTGCActtttaacattttttttcaatatgagTTTGGAACCCAGCTTAATTGGGAGGCTCAGACCCCACGTTGGTTTCATTTATTATATTGATATTTTGCAActgggggacataaaacctgaattTCTGTAGCATGGagaacaattacaataatcCTCTTAAAGTACATCTTAAATAATAGCatgagtctcatctaaccaaacatcatctAAACCATCAATACTAGCAAGGTGCGCAAGCCTGTGCGTTACACCATTTAATTCACGGTAGATATGTCTAATTCTACATGActaaaaaacataaagataagACTTACAATCATCCTCATCCTACGCCTAGTCCCGTAGTCCGCAGTTAACAACAATGCCTGGTTCTACGCCACCAACTTTGTCCCCAGAAAGCGAATGAGGCTTTTAAGCAAGGACTTAAAAATTGAGATTTTTGTCGAAATATCAGCAAAATTTTCGTTTTCTCAGGTTGGCGATATTTTCACCATATACCATGATAATTTTATATGATATTTTCGACATATTACGATATTTCCGAAAATTTCATAAATTTGGACGAAATTCACGAAATTTTGCTCTTTGTCTCGTGGCCCAGCAGCCCAAATTGGGCCCAATTTGCCAATTTGGAATCAAAATTCCGAAAAAAAGGGCAAACCACCGCCATTACCCTTGTACATTCAAACAAGGCAACCATTCGTCCATTCCTGCTGGGAAAGGATCTcatctttttatatatattgtttcttCGTAAATCTCTTCTTTTTTATGTCTACTTTTTAGGTGGTACTATTGAAATTGGATAGTTTATTTACAATAAATAATCagatttattattttaaatactTTGTACATAAATAAACTACTAATTTTATATATGAGAATTAGTAAAATATCAAGATTATAAATATTCACTAAATTAAGTTTCAATAAATGTCTGCTCAATGTAGAGTTATATACTAATGCATTTTAAATTATACTAATTTATTATGTAATCATGTttaatatatagtttttttaAATAGTAGATAATTGAATCACCATTTGTCCAAATTTGTTCATGTTGTAGATTGGTGTGAATCACCATGTGAATTATTATATATGGAAATCTGAATGGAGTAAATTTCTTATCTTTTTGTGTTATTTCAATTCTTGCCTTTATATATTCTGCACATGGatcccatttcaaaaaaatattCTGCACACGGATTGTATTGGAATAGAATCAAACATGGGAGATAGGCGACCCCTGCACTTcaatttcttctcttctctgaagCAGGTTCATCAATTTCTTTGTTACCCAGATTAAAGTTTtagtctttttgtatttttggtgTTGAATTTGGTTCTATTTTGTTGGTTTTAATTGGATAGGTTGAGAAGAGATTGAAACTAGAATACCCATCTGAACAATCGACTCCATCACAATCACCATTGGTAGAAAGCAACAGGTTATTAACAGAATCATTAAGCTCACCCATATACCTTGATTTGGATccctccaacaacaacaaccattACAGTTCTAGCACACTCCAAGACAGTAGTGAAGCCCCTGAAGTATTCCTCTCATGCTCTCCACAGTTTATACCAACCCAAGAGAACCCAACTCAGCCAAATGCCCTGAATGACCCTAAAACTATCAATGACACTGAAGGTGAAGCCATCGTCGATGATATTGAACGGTTGATTCAACTCTTGGGTTTGTCAAGTTGCCaggaaaaagatgaagaaaaggCTGGTTTGGAGTTGAAGTGTGGAGGTAGTGAAAATGGGGGCAATTCTTGTCATTGTGAAGGCGGGTTTTATGAGAAGATTGTTGGGGTGAAGGGGCCAAAGTGTGGGAGAGAAGTGGAGAGGTTGGAGGGTTGGATTAACTACTTTTTGAATGGTAATGGGGAGGGAAAGATTGAGCCTTTCAGGCTGGCACATTTGCTTTTGAGTAAAGCTGCTTTTGTCTCTGAGGGTGCTGATCATGGTTTTGGAGACTTGGACTTCCCTTCAACGATTGGGGATTTTCTGCGCAATGATCCTCCAACAGAGTAATATGGCACAAGATCtatttgttgttattgtttCTCTTAAAAGATGGTGCTTCATAATTTCATGTATCAGCTTGATGTAAGGTAAGGATGTTGTGAATATTACATTTGCAGAGTTTCTTTGTAAAAAGTTCTTAATGAATATGATTTGGTTATCCTTTTTCCAACAGTAATATGGTTGTATTCATCGTATATTTGATGTTGCTTGCATTTTAACATGGTACAGAAACATGCATTATTAGCTAATCAATGCAGGAGGAAAACAGTAAGATGATGAGCAAATTCagattcttttttatcttttatcttaTTTGATGCTCTGAACTCAATTTTCATTTGAAAAGCTTCTTTGGCAGCCAAGTAACTGTTGGACTTATAAAATGAAAGATCAGGATATGATTTTACAAAATCGTGAATGAATTTGCTTGTAAAAGGAATTTTATTTCACAACAATAAACAATTATTACATGATGAGCATTGTTCCATCTCTGATACAACTTTGCAACTTCAATCTAACCTGTTAAATATTCTTAGTTCTGAGAAATACACCATGGTTCTTGAACTATATTGCCTTTTTCAGCTTCAAAAGAGCAGACAACACCTCATTCATTATAGGTCGCTGCTCGGGATTTTGGTTGGTGCAAAACAAGGCTAGCTTGAGCAGCTCTTCTGCATTTGCCACCTGTTCCTCGGAGATATTTAAAGTTAGCATCGGGTCCAGAACTTCAAGAAGCGAATCTGATCCATCTGCAAGGGCTTTCTCCACTACTTGGTGCAAGCTCATTGGCAGCCCATTTCCTTCCATGAGTCCTGTTGGCCTTTGTCTTGTCAGTAACTCCATCACTATTACACCAAAGCTGAAGACGTCTACCTTGGTTGTGATTTTCCTCATGTATGCAAACTCTGCAGACATACGTTTTAAGCATATAAGAGGGGAAGCAATGGCAGTGTAATTTTCAGAAGAAgggtgaaaatgaaaaagaaaaaaaaaagaaaaaaagagaaaaactaaATGGAGATGAGTTTATAATTGAGAGCAGCCAGCAAAATGTCACCTGGTGCTAAGTAGCCAATTGTGCCTTGGAAAGCTGATGCCGTGGAAAGGCTACTCCCATCCTGGAGATGAACACCCAACATTCTAGCTGTTCCAAAATCACTCACATGGGCCTCCCAATCCTCATCCAACAAGATGTTAGAAGGCTTCAAGTCGCAATGAACGATGGGAAAATCATAGCCTGAATGCAGGTAATCCAGTCCACTTGCTATAGAGATTAAAATATTGATTCTCTGAGAGAATGTCAATCTCCACTGATTCATCCCATCTTCATGTATAATGTTCTCCAGGTTTCCATTCTCCATGTATTCCAGAACCAAGGCCTTTAATTTCCCGCTCTCCCATGCATAGCCAAGTACCTTCACCAAATTCCTGTGCCTTAGTTGACTCAGTGTCTTGATTTCTCTATTGAAGCATTTATCTGACTCAACTGAGAATTCCTGGAGATTCAATCTCTTTATGGCTACTATCTGCTCATCTTCCAGTTGACCCTTGTACACAGTACTCAACCTGCTTGTGCCTAAAATGTTCTCTTTGCTAAAGAAACTAGTGGCATTTTCTAAATCCTTTTGATCAAACCTCTTGAGTGCCAAAGCTGCAGCACACTCTGGTTCTGGATTTTCAATCTTTTCTGGCTTACACATTTTGGTGAACCGGCTGTGGATTAGGAAAATGATCACTAAAATAAGCAGTACAGAAATTATTCCAAGCGCCACGAGAACATACATGGTTGTCTTGGATATCCGGTGTGAACTTTTCTTGCATGTCTTGAGCAGTTTGTTTCCACAGAGATCCGGGTTTCCTACCAAGCTGGATGCATTTATACTTCTGAATAGTCCGGTGTCTGGAACAGGGCCTTCAAGTTGATTGAAAGAGAGGTTCAAGTGTTTCAAGCTGGTAAAATTGGTAAAGCTCTCACGGATAACTCCCCTCAGAAAATTCTGGGAAAGATCAAGGGAGCTAAGATGCTTCAGATTTGTCAACTTTTCTGGGAGTTCACCATCTAAGTGATTCCTTGAAAGGTTCAAGCTTGTGAAGGTGTCCATCTTAGCAAAAACTTCAGCTTGAATTGGCCCAGAAAGTTTGTTACCTGACAGATCAAGAGAGTACAAATTCCTGCAGCCTTCTAGTGCTACAGGAATCATCCCTGAAAGATTATTGTTGGAAATGTCAATGGCCTGCACCATTTCCAACATGCCAAGCTCGTCTGGAATGCTGCCATCCAAGAAATTGTATGAGAAATTCAAATATATCTGCATGCTTTTCATCCCTGAGATCACAGACCCTGGAATGGGTCCTGAGAGATGATTGTGAGAGAGATCCAGAGTCGTTAGCCGATTAAGGTGAGCCATGCTTTTCGGAATGGAACCATTGAGCATATTACCTTGGAGGTTTAAGTATGAAAGCAACTCAAGTTTTGAGACAGTATCTGGAATTGGACCGGTCAGTTTGTTTTGCTGCAACTCTAGAACAGTTAGCTCTTTTAGCTCAAAAAGTTTCTCAGGGATGGCTCCTTCTAAAGCATTGTCGTGCAGGGATAGCCCTTGTAGGTGAGAGAGATTAGACAGCTGTGGTGGAACTGGACCTGAGAATCTATTCTCAGCAAGTGTGAGGATGATAAGTTGGTTTAGTTGGCCAATCTCTGGTGGAATTTGTCCGACAAATGAATTGGAGGTGGCTCTCAAAACCCTGAGATTGGAAAGTTTTCCAAATCCGGGTTTCAGATAACCACTAAAGTTGTTCAGGCCCAAATCTAGAGTGAGAAGACTAGTGCAATTGAAGAGGTCATCTGGGATTTCTCCGAACAATTTATTGGATCCAACAGAAAGGAAATTAAGCTTCGGCAACTGCCCCAGACCCTGAGGTATTTTTCCAGTTATTCTATTATAAGCCAAGCTTATAACTTGAAGAATGGTACAGTTGGTGATACTAGATGGTATGGATCCCTCAAGAAGGTTGCCATTCAT
It encodes:
- the LOC112166165 gene encoding uncharacterized protein LOC112166165 — its product is MGDRRPLHFNFFSSLKQVEKRLKLEYPSEQSTPSQSPLVESNRLLTESLSSPIYLDLDPSNNNNHYSSSTLQDSSEAPEVFLSCSPQFIPTQENPTQPNALNDPKTINDTEGEAIVDDIERLIQLLGLSSCQEKDEEKAGLELKCGGSENGGNSCHCEGGFYEKIVGVKGPKCGREVERLEGWINYFLNGNGEGKIEPFRLAHLLLSKAAFVSEGADHGFGDLDFPSTIGDFLRNDPPTE
- the LOC112166163 gene encoding LRR receptor-like serine/threonine-protein kinase FLS2, with protein sequence MESHSVSLVIVIVCSVLLAGLSAQPSLEVEVEALKAFKKSITSDPNGTLADWTSDASHHCNWSGVACDPSTNQVISISLAEKQLTGVISPFLGNISGLQVLDLTSNSFTGHIPAELGLCSQLSLLALYQNSLSGSIPPELGNLSNLQLLDLGDNLLSGSMPESICNCRNLSLFGAEFNNLTGKLPSNIGNLVNLELLIASGNNFVGSLPASMGKLAAFKEVDLSKNQLSGAIPRELGNLSNLEQLVVFDNSFVGEIPSELSRCKKLVNLELYENHFTGSIPSELGSLVHLETLRLYKNRLNSTIPLSIFQLKSLTHLGLSENELTGTIPSELGSLRSLQVLTLHSNKFTGEIPSSLTSLTNLTYLSMSLNSLTGELPSNIGLLYNLKNLSMNGNLLEGSIPSSITNCTILQVISLAYNRITGKIPQGLGQLPKLNFLSVGSNKLFGEIPDDLFNCTSLLTLDLGLNNFSGYLKPGFGKLSNLRVLRATSNSFVGQIPPEIGQLNQLIILTLAENRFSGPVPPQLSNLSHLQGLSLHDNALEGAIPEKLFELKELTVLELQQNKLTGPIPDTVSKLELLSYLNLQGNMLNGSIPKSMAHLNRLTTLDLSHNHLSGPIPGSVISGMKSMQIYLNFSYNFLDGSIPDELGMLEMVQAIDISNNNLSGMIPVALEGCRNLYSLDLSGNKLSGPIQAEVFAKMDTFTSLNLSRNHLDGELPEKLTNLKHLSSLDLSQNFLRGVIRESFTNFTSLKHLNLSFNQLEGPVPDTGLFRSINASSLVGNPDLCGNKLLKTCKKSSHRISKTTMYVLVALGIISVLLILVIIFLIHSRFTKMCKPEKIENPEPECAAALALKRFDQKDLENATSFFSKENILGTSRLSTVYKGQLEDEQIVAIKRLNLQEFSVESDKCFNREIKTLSQLRHRNLVKVLGYAWESGKLKALVLEYMENGNLENIIHEDGMNQWRLTFSQRINILISIASGLDYLHSGYDFPIVHCDLKPSNILLDEDWEAHVSDFGTARMLGVHLQDGSSLSTASAFQGTIGYLAPEFAYMRKITTKVDVFSFGVIVMELLTRQRPTGLMEGNGLPMSLHQVVEKALADGSDSLLEVLDPMLTLNISEEQVANAEELLKLALFCTNQNPEQRPIMNEVLSALLKLKKAI